A stretch of the Coleofasciculus sp. FACHB-1120 genome encodes the following:
- a CDS encoding aminotransferase class I/II-fold pyridoxal phosphate-dependent enzyme — protein MDFIPGSQTTTPLLDALQACAKKHHAPFYTPGHKRGQGISQRLADLLGTAVFPADLPELPELDNLFAPEGVIQEAQELAAAAFGAERTWFLVNGSTCGLMAAILATCGEGDKIILPRNIHSSAIQGLILSGAIPIFVNPEYDLELNIAHSITPSAVADALQQHPDTKAVMMVYPTYYGVCGDISAIAQIAHQHGIPLLVDEAHGAHFAFHPDLPTSALASGADLTVQSTHKVLGALTQASMLHVQGNRVNRDRLSKALQLLQSTSPSYLLLASLDAARQQMALHGEALMAKTLHLAEEAAMQISQIPGLSVLKTAKTPGFVALDKTRLSVKVSDLGWTGFEADEILHQQLGVTAELPSLHSLTFIISLGNTPSDIVQMVSALRILVQERSPTTLIAPYLDVFTRWKAEFLQIHPSSFVLHPSISPRQAFFSQTQTLPVEKTVERISAELICPYPPGIPVLMPGEAIAPSALDYLQQILALGGSITGCSDPTLKTLKVVR, from the coding sequence ATGGATTTTATCCCAGGGTCTCAAACAACTACCCCATTACTGGACGCCCTTCAAGCGTGCGCCAAGAAGCATCATGCACCCTTTTACACGCCCGGACACAAGCGGGGGCAAGGAATTTCTCAACGATTAGCGGATTTGCTCGGAACCGCTGTGTTTCCGGCAGATTTACCAGAATTACCGGAGTTAGATAACTTGTTTGCCCCAGAGGGCGTGATCCAAGAAGCCCAAGAACTGGCAGCAGCAGCGTTTGGGGCAGAACGCACCTGGTTTTTGGTCAATGGTTCGACTTGTGGTTTAATGGCGGCAATTTTAGCCACCTGCGGCGAGGGGGACAAAATTATTCTGCCTCGGAATATCCATTCCTCAGCAATCCAAGGCTTAATTCTTTCAGGTGCTATTCCGATTTTCGTGAATCCAGAATACGACCTAGAGCTGAATATTGCCCACAGCATCACCCCATCGGCAGTGGCAGATGCCCTCCAACAGCATCCGGACACTAAAGCGGTGATGATGGTTTACCCGACTTACTATGGCGTTTGCGGGGATATAAGCGCGATCGCGCAAATTGCTCATCAGCACGGTATCCCTTTGCTCGTAGACGAAGCCCACGGTGCCCATTTCGCCTTTCATCCAGACTTGCCGACCTCTGCACTCGCCTCTGGAGCCGACTTAACGGTACAATCCACCCACAAGGTGCTGGGGGCACTTACCCAGGCATCAATGCTGCACGTCCAAGGCAATCGAGTCAATCGCGATCGCTTGAGCAAAGCTTTACAACTGTTACAGTCCACCAGCCCCAGCTATTTATTGCTAGCTTCGCTGGATGCAGCGCGTCAGCAAATGGCATTGCACGGGGAAGCGCTAATGGCGAAAACCTTACATTTGGCGGAGGAGGCGGCTATGCAAATTAGTCAAATTCCCGGTTTATCCGTGTTAAAAACTGCCAAAACACCGGGTTTTGTTGCCCTTGACAAAACCCGGCTGAGTGTTAAGGTTTCTGACTTAGGTTGGACGGGGTTTGAAGCGGATGAAATTCTCCATCAACAGCTAGGCGTTACGGCTGAGTTACCATCGCTGCACAGTTTGACTTTTATCATCAGTTTGGGAAACACTCCATCTGATATTGTGCAGATGGTATCGGCACTCCGAATTTTAGTGCAGGAGCGATCGCCCACCACATTAATAGCCCCATATCTGGATGTCTTCACCCGGTGGAAAGCTGAATTTCTTCAGATTCATCCTTCATCCTTCGTGCTTCATCCTTCCATCTCTCCCCGCCAAGCCTTTTTTTCCCAAACCCAAACGCTGCCGGTGGAAAAGACTGTAGAACGCATCAGTGCCGAACTTATTTGTCCCTATCCACCCGGAATTCCCGTGTTGATGCCAGGAGAAGCGATCGCTCCCTCTGCCTTGGATTACCTGCAACAGATTCTCGCTTTGGGTGGAAGTATCACGGGTTGTAGCGATCCGACCCTCAAAACCTTAAAGGTTGTTCGCTAA
- the cbiT gene encoding precorrin-6Y C5,15-methyltransferase subunit CbiT — translation MWPYVTPGIPDDLFERLPGIPLSKREVRLLLISLLRLKPDSVLWDIGAGTGTIPVETGLLCPKGRIIAVERDEEVASLIRRNCDRFGVRNVEVVEGSAPECLKDLPIPPHRVCIEGGQPIKDILKVVWQYLEPQGRVVATAANLESLYAVSEGFAELQARNIEVVQSAVNRLETRGTHQIFAAVNPIFILSGEKLD, via the coding sequence ATGTGGCCCTACGTAACTCCTGGTATCCCAGATGACCTCTTCGAGCGGTTGCCCGGTATTCCCCTCAGCAAGCGCGAGGTGCGGTTGCTGTTGATTTCCTTACTGAGACTGAAACCCGATTCTGTGTTGTGGGATATTGGTGCGGGAACCGGCACGATCCCCGTAGAAACCGGGTTATTGTGTCCGAAAGGTCGCATTATTGCCGTAGAACGCGATGAGGAAGTGGCTTCTTTGATTCGCCGTAACTGCGATCGCTTTGGGGTTCGTAATGTCGAAGTCGTTGAAGGGAGCGCCCCAGAGTGCCTAAAAGATTTACCCATTCCCCCCCATCGGGTTTGCATCGAAGGCGGACAACCCATCAAGGATATCCTCAAGGTCGTCTGGCAATACTTAGAACCCCAAGGCAGGGTGGTGGCGACTGCGGCTAATCTAGAAAGTCTCTATGCCGTTTCCGAAGGCTTCGCCGAATTACAAGCTCGAAATATCGAGGTTGTTCAGTCTGCCGTCAATCGCTTGGAAACGCGAGGCACCCATCAAATCTTTGCCGCAGTCAATCCAATTTTTATCTTGAGTGGCGAGAAGCTGGATTGA
- a CDS encoding phosphatidate cytidylyltransferase, protein MPWSRIFSGIVAIAVSLLMLFFGGWFFTAGLCIIVYLGQLEYFQMARAKGMAPAGKTTLVVSQVLLITASLAPALTDAMFPLAGTLICFYLLFQPKLATIADISASILGLFYGGYLPSYWVRLRVGLAPAVAIAEPLNGYLPASWHEFSTLPQGLTATLLAFICIWAADIGAYIVGKFFGRTRLSEISPKKTVEGAVFGVLGSVAVAAAGAWYLDWPCWQFSGLALGLLIGIASLLGDLTESMMKRDAGVKDSGQLIPGHGGILDRADSYVFTAPLVYYFVTLLLPLLPR, encoded by the coding sequence ATGCCTTGGTCTCGTATTTTTAGTGGAATAGTCGCGATCGCTGTCTCCCTCCTCATGCTCTTCTTTGGAGGATGGTTCTTTACAGCTGGTCTGTGCATCATCGTCTATCTCGGTCAGTTAGAGTATTTTCAAATGGCACGAGCCAAGGGCATGGCACCCGCTGGCAAAACGACCCTAGTAGTTAGCCAAGTTCTGTTAATCACAGCTTCTCTGGCACCAGCTTTGACAGATGCCATGTTTCCCCTGGCAGGAACATTGATTTGTTTCTATCTTTTGTTTCAGCCCAAGCTTGCCACAATTGCCGATATTTCCGCCTCTATATTGGGGTTATTCTATGGCGGCTATCTGCCCAGTTACTGGGTGCGTTTGCGCGTCGGACTTGCTCCCGCAGTCGCGATCGCAGAGCCATTAAATGGTTATCTGCCCGCTTCTTGGCACGAATTTAGCACGTTGCCCCAAGGCTTGACGGCAACGCTTTTGGCGTTCATCTGTATTTGGGCTGCTGATATCGGTGCTTACATCGTTGGTAAATTCTTTGGTCGCACCCGCCTTTCCGAGATTAGCCCCAAAAAGACTGTCGAAGGAGCTGTATTTGGGGTTCTCGGCAGTGTGGCAGTGGCAGCCGCTGGAGCTTGGTATCTTGATTGGCCCTGCTGGCAATTCAGTGGTTTGGCTTTAGGGCTGCTGATTGGGATTGCTAGCTTACTAGGAGACTTAACCGAGTCGATGATGAAGCGAGATGCTGGGGTAAAGGACTCAGGGCAACTGATTCCAGGTCACGGCGGCATTTTAGATCGGGCTGATAGTTACGTGTTCACCGCGCCCCTAGTGTATTATTTCGTCACCCTCTTGTTACCGCTATTACCTCGCTAG
- a CDS encoding DUF2993 domain-containing protein, protein MTSKQASGIISTTLSPALRLWLRSQVSQVENLQFQISGGDRQILTGYIPQVFIAASHAVYQGLHLSRIQLTGESIRINLGQVLRGKPLRLLEPIPVSGELILEETDLKASLQAPLFATALTDLLGTLLKAVPTHPADILKDQQVTWQQITIDLECLKLNGTLTDPSGKATPVVLRTGLKLASPQELLLESPCIETQQELLRGDLDEFKIDLGPEVDIQELTVIPGQLVCRGRINVIPAE, encoded by the coding sequence TTGACATCTAAGCAAGCGAGCGGGATTATCAGCACAACGTTATCACCAGCGCTGCGGCTGTGGTTGCGATCGCAAGTTTCGCAAGTTGAAAACCTCCAATTTCAAATTTCCGGAGGCGATCGCCAAATCCTTACAGGTTATATCCCTCAAGTTTTTATTGCCGCCAGCCATGCAGTGTATCAAGGACTGCATCTGTCACGCATTCAGTTAACTGGAGAAAGCATTCGCATTAACCTGGGTCAAGTTCTCAGAGGTAAACCTTTACGCCTTCTCGAACCCATCCCCGTTTCCGGCGAGCTAATACTAGAGGAGACAGACCTTAAGGCATCTCTCCAGGCACCCTTATTTGCCACTGCTTTAACTGATCTACTGGGGACACTGCTCAAAGCAGTTCCAACGCACCCAGCTGACATCTTAAAAGACCAGCAAGTCACTTGGCAACAGATTACCATCGATCTGGAATGTTTAAAACTCAACGGTACTTTAACAGACCCATCGGGTAAAGCCACACCTGTAGTGCTGCGGACAGGTCTAAAGTTAGCTAGCCCTCAGGAACTGCTTCTAGAGTCTCCTTGTATCGAGACGCAACAGGAACTGCTTCGAGGCGATTTGGATGAATTCAAGATAGATTTAGGGCCAGAAGTGGATATTCAGGAATTAACTGTGATTCCGGGTCAGCTAGTTTGTCGCGGACGGATTAATGTCATTCCAGCGGAATGA
- a CDS encoding pseudouridine synthase — translation MAERLQKILSQWGIASRRQAEKMIEAGRVRVNGTVVGLGQTANPEQDQIQVDGKLVLPAHRPQMLYILLYKPAGVVSTCRDPQKRRTVLDLLPPPLREGQGLHPVGRLDAESTGALLLTNDGEMTLRLTHPRYHLPKNYQVWIQGHPPEEVLKSWRQGILLSGKKTLPAQVCVLDVRGSQTCLEVILTEGRNRQIRRIAEQLGYPVIHLHRAAIGPICLKRTGEPMFPGTYRFLEDFEISFLQNQVNLTSIEVPADIKERRV, via the coding sequence ATGGCCGAAAGGCTACAAAAAATTCTCTCCCAGTGGGGTATTGCCTCCCGCCGCCAAGCTGAAAAAATGATTGAAGCAGGGCGCGTGCGGGTCAATGGTACTGTTGTTGGGCTGGGGCAAACAGCAAATCCAGAACAAGACCAGATTCAAGTTGATGGCAAACTTGTACTCCCAGCTCATCGTCCTCAAATGCTCTATATTTTGCTTTACAAACCTGCTGGCGTAGTTTCTACTTGCCGCGATCCCCAAAAGCGCCGTACTGTTCTTGATTTACTACCTCCCCCACTGCGGGAAGGTCAGGGACTGCATCCAGTTGGACGCCTAGATGCCGAATCTACCGGCGCGTTATTGCTCACGAATGACGGTGAAATGACGCTACGCTTGACCCATCCTCGATATCATCTTCCTAAAAATTATCAAGTTTGGATTCAGGGTCATCCTCCTGAAGAGGTACTAAAATCCTGGCGTCAGGGTATTCTACTGTCAGGGAAAAAGACATTGCCTGCTCAAGTTTGCGTTTTGGATGTGCGGGGTTCCCAAACCTGCTTGGAAGTAATTCTGACAGAAGGGAGAAACCGACAAATTCGACGCATTGCCGAGCAACTGGGCTATCCCGTCATTCATCTACACCGTGCCGCGATTGGTCCCATTTGTTTAAAACGAACAGGGGAACCTATGTTCCCTGGTACTTATCGTTTTCTTGAAGATTTTGAAATCAGTTTTCTACAAAACCAAGTCAATCTAACATCAATAGAAGTGCCAGCAGACATCAAGGAGCGCCGTGTATGA
- a CDS encoding RodZ domain-containing protein, with translation MKENPLHLQQQQIEKLKELGSRLRQVREEQSMSLEEVGDRTRIQVRLLKAIEEGRREILPEPVYIQGFIKRYADALGLDGVEYSDTFPSGPIFQLIKPTWRYLPSPQLRPIHLYLMYVFLVIGAVNGLSYVVNRPALEVGKGETNQRSPSQPSNKADTDSPEKLGPFTPAVFSSNTNQPGKPVRVGVTVKTPSWVRVVVDGKTQFEGLLPQGTQRTWVAQETLIVKAGNAGGILVAFNDEKAKKLGAPGKVREVTFAANPPGS, from the coding sequence ATGAAGGAGAATCCACTTCATCTTCAGCAGCAACAAATTGAGAAGCTAAAAGAACTGGGGTCTCGCCTCCGCCAGGTGCGTGAGGAACAATCTATGTCCCTAGAGGAAGTTGGCGACAGGACCAGGATTCAAGTTCGTCTGCTCAAGGCAATTGAGGAAGGTAGGCGCGAAATCTTGCCAGAACCCGTCTATATTCAAGGCTTTATCAAGCGGTATGCTGATGCACTGGGATTAGATGGGGTAGAGTACTCAGACACTTTTCCCAGCGGGCCGATTTTCCAGCTCATTAAGCCTACCTGGCGGTATTTGCCATCACCTCAACTGCGACCGATTCATCTTTACTTGATGTATGTGTTTCTAGTGATTGGTGCAGTGAATGGTCTGTCTTACGTGGTCAATCGTCCGGCTTTAGAAGTAGGGAAAGGTGAGACTAACCAGCGATCGCCTAGCCAGCCTTCAAACAAAGCCGATACGGACTCGCCAGAAAAATTAGGGCCATTTACCCCAGCAGTATTCAGCAGCAATACCAATCAACCCGGAAAGCCGGTAAGAGTTGGCGTAACCGTCAAAACCCCGTCGTGGGTTCGGGTAGTGGTGGATGGCAAGACGCAGTTTGAGGGGCTACTGCCCCAAGGCACTCAGCGCACTTGGGTTGCACAGGAGACACTAATTGTAAAAGCTGGCAATGCGGGTGGTATCCTAGTCGCTTTTAATGATGAAAAGGCAAAGAAACTGGGTGCCCCTGGTAAAGTTCGGGAAGTAACCTTTGCCGCTAATCCTCCTGGGTCTTAA
- the malQ gene encoding 4-alpha-glucanotransferase: MPFPRSSGILLHPTCFPSRFGIGDLGLEAYRFIEFLMESSQQFWQVLPLGPTGYGNSPYMCYSALAGNPLLISPEKLRDEGLLSDDDFSRLPEFPLDKVDFERAIQIKMPLLAKACENFKTQASPLQQKEFASFCKAAHWLDDYALFMAIREAQGHASWYTWEPEIAKRQPEALEQWRQRLNDEIYHHKYLQFEFFRQWTQLKSYANLGGIEIIGDIPIYVAHDSADVWAHPEIFCLDEQTGEPALMAGVPPDYFSATGQLWGNPVYNWERLQQQNFKWWIERFESLLDYIDIIRIDHFRGFQAYWAVKQGETTAMNGEWIEAPGEAFFKLLNDKLGKLPILAEDLGVITPEVEALRDKFEFPGMKILQFAFGSDSGNGFLPFNYPRNCVVYTGTHDNDTTVGWFYQLSDYERENLLRYVGCISSDGIHWDAIRLAMGSVANQAIIPFQDLLGLGGDARMNFPGKAEGNWEWRYRSEAVNQEIGYRLKTLTETFGRAPIKNQE; the protein is encoded by the coding sequence ATGCCGTTTCCTAGATCCAGTGGCATTTTGCTACACCCCACTTGTTTTCCCAGCCGGTTTGGCATCGGCGATCTTGGTTTAGAAGCTTATCGCTTTATTGAGTTTTTGATGGAGAGTTCCCAGCAATTTTGGCAGGTTTTGCCATTAGGACCAACCGGCTATGGGAATTCTCCCTATATGTGCTACTCAGCACTGGCGGGAAATCCCTTACTGATTAGCCCAGAGAAGCTGCGCGACGAGGGGTTACTCAGCGACGACGATTTTTCTAGATTGCCAGAATTCCCCCTAGACAAAGTGGATTTTGAGCGGGCGATCCAGATCAAAATGCCTTTGCTCGCTAAAGCCTGCGAAAATTTTAAAACCCAGGCATCACCTTTACAGCAAAAGGAATTTGCAAGTTTTTGCAAAGCGGCTCACTGGCTGGATGACTATGCTTTATTTATGGCGATCCGGGAAGCTCAGGGACACGCTAGTTGGTATACCTGGGAACCGGAAATTGCCAAACGCCAACCGGAAGCTTTAGAACAGTGGCGGCAGCGGCTGAATGATGAGATTTATCACCACAAATACTTGCAGTTTGAGTTTTTCCGGCAATGGACTCAACTGAAAAGCTATGCCAACTTGGGCGGAATTGAGATTATTGGCGATATTCCAATTTATGTGGCTCACGATAGTGCCGATGTCTGGGCACATCCAGAAATCTTTTGCTTGGATGAACAGACGGGGGAACCGGCGCTGATGGCTGGAGTGCCACCCGACTACTTCAGCGCCACAGGTCAGCTGTGGGGCAATCCAGTTTATAACTGGGAGAGGTTGCAGCAGCAAAACTTTAAGTGGTGGATAGAGCGCTTTGAATCTTTGTTGGATTATATTGACATTATTCGGATTGACCACTTCCGAGGGTTCCAAGCCTACTGGGCGGTTAAGCAGGGCGAAACGACTGCTATGAATGGGGAGTGGATTGAGGCTCCTGGAGAAGCTTTCTTTAAGCTACTGAACGACAAATTAGGCAAGCTACCCATCCTAGCTGAGGATTTGGGCGTGATTACCCCAGAGGTAGAGGCGCTGCGAGATAAGTTTGAATTTCCGGGGATGAAGATTTTACAGTTTGCCTTTGGTTCGGATTCGGGCAACGGCTTTTTGCCTTTTAACTATCCGCGCAACTGTGTGGTTTACACGGGCACTCATGATAATGACACCACGGTAGGCTGGTTCTATCAACTTTCAGACTATGAAAGGGAGAATCTCCTGCGTTATGTGGGTTGCATCAGTTCCGACGGCATCCACTGGGATGCGATCCGGCTGGCGATGGGTTCGGTGGCAAATCAGGCAATTATTCCTTTTCAGGATCTTTTGGGATTGGGGGGCGATGCCCGAATGAATTTTCCCGGCAAAGCAGAGGGGAATTGGGAGTGGCGGTATCGGTCTGAAGCCGTCAACCAAGAGATCGGCTACCGTCTCAAAACTCTAACTGAAACTTTCGGTCGCGCCCCGATTAAGAATCAGGAGTGA
- a CDS encoding NUDIX hydrolase, with protein MTYRNPAPTVDIIIELIDRPHRPIVLIERQNPPYGWAIPGGFIDYGEKAEVAAQREAAEEISLQVELIEQFQVYSDPSRDPRTHTMSVVFIATAAGEPQAADDAKAVGIFESWQIPTDLCFDHGKILHDYWRYRHYGIRPRLS; from the coding sequence ATGACTTACCGAAACCCTGCTCCGACTGTCGATATCATTATTGAACTGATCGATCGACCGCATCGACCGATTGTGTTAATTGAGCGCCAAAATCCACCTTATGGTTGGGCAATTCCCGGTGGGTTTATTGATTACGGAGAGAAAGCGGAAGTGGCGGCGCAGCGCGAAGCGGCGGAAGAAATTAGCTTACAGGTAGAGTTAATTGAACAATTCCAGGTGTATTCCGATCCCAGCCGCGATCCGCGAACTCATACGATGAGTGTTGTGTTTATCGCAACGGCGGCAGGCGAACCTCAAGCTGCTGATGATGCCAAGGCGGTTGGAATTTTTGAATCTTGGCAAATTCCTACGGATTTGTGCTTTGATCACGGCAAAATCCTGCACGATTATTGGCGTTATCGGCATTACGGGATACGTCCTCGGTTATCTTGA
- a CDS encoding MFS transporter, which translates to MSDSSSDYSTATPDSEKLKLSTKLAYGAGDVGSAITANIGVFYTAIFLTDVAGIAAGLATWILLIGKVWDAVNDPVVGVLSDRTNSPRWGRRLPWMLYGAIPFGITFFLQWLVPRFSANDAANQWGLFWYYIVISILFNSFYTAVNLPYTALTPELTQDYNERTNLNSYRFAFSIGGSIVSVIVFGIIARLIPNDRIQQYWVMGIVCAILSVLPIYWCIWGTRDRILARAAQNPTFEEPVSLPILQQVRIVLSNRPFLYVVGIYLCSWLAVQVTAAIIPYFVLSWMRLSDAVVAQVILAVQGTALLMLFIWSKLSKRYGKKAVYFMGMSVWIIAQAGLFFLQPGQIAFMYVLGVMAGFGVSTAYLIPWSMLPDVIELDELKTGQRREGIFYSFMVFLQKVSLAVAVALVLKSLEWNQYIPSTQENLAPIQPDSALLAIRIAIGPLPTIALICGLILAYFYPLTREVHADILLKLKERKLKAQ; encoded by the coding sequence ATGAGTGATTCTTCTTCTGACTATTCCACCGCGACACCCGACAGCGAAAAGCTAAAGTTGAGTACCAAACTGGCTTATGGTGCCGGTGATGTGGGTTCTGCTATCACCGCAAACATTGGGGTATTTTATACCGCAATTTTCCTGACCGATGTTGCCGGAATCGCCGCTGGACTAGCGACTTGGATTCTCCTGATTGGCAAGGTTTGGGATGCGGTGAACGATCCAGTTGTCGGGGTGCTTAGCGACCGAACCAACTCGCCACGCTGGGGGCGTCGGCTTCCCTGGATGTTATATGGGGCGATTCCGTTTGGAATCACGTTCTTTTTGCAGTGGCTAGTGCCTCGATTTAGCGCCAATGACGCTGCGAATCAATGGGGATTGTTCTGGTATTACATTGTGATTTCGATTTTGTTTAATTCGTTTTACACCGCTGTTAATTTACCCTACACTGCCCTAACTCCAGAACTTACTCAGGACTACAACGAACGCACCAATCTCAACAGCTATCGGTTTGCTTTCTCGATTGGGGGAAGTATCGTCTCTGTAATTGTGTTCGGAATCATTGCCCGCTTGATTCCTAATGACCGCATCCAACAATATTGGGTGATGGGCATCGTTTGTGCAATCTTGTCGGTCTTACCGATTTATTGGTGTATTTGGGGGACGCGCGATCGCATTTTGGCAAGGGCGGCACAAAATCCCACTTTTGAGGAACCTGTCTCCCTCCCAATTTTGCAACAAGTACGGATTGTTTTGAGCAATCGCCCCTTTTTATATGTTGTTGGAATTTATCTGTGTTCCTGGTTAGCTGTTCAGGTCACAGCGGCTATCATTCCTTATTTTGTTCTCAGTTGGATGCGCTTAAGCGATGCAGTCGTTGCCCAAGTCATTCTAGCGGTGCAAGGAACAGCATTGTTGATGCTATTTATCTGGAGTAAGCTTAGCAAGAGATACGGTAAAAAAGCCGTATATTTTATGGGGATGAGCGTGTGGATTATTGCCCAGGCGGGATTGTTTTTCTTACAGCCCGGTCAAATTGCTTTCATGTACGTGTTAGGGGTGATGGCAGGTTTTGGCGTTTCTACTGCTTATTTGATCCCGTGGTCGATGCTGCCAGATGTAATTGAATTAGATGAACTAAAAACCGGACAGCGGCGGGAAGGGATTTTTTACAGCTTCATGGTGTTCCTGCAAAAAGTCAGTTTAGCTGTTGCAGTAGCTTTAGTCTTGAAAAGCCTGGAGTGGAATCAATATATTCCGTCTACCCAAGAGAACTTAGCGCCAATTCAACCGGATTCTGCACTTTTAGCAATTCGCATCGCAATCGGGCCTCTGCCAACAATTGCCCTAATTTGTGGTTTAATCCTAGCATACTTTTATCCTCTGACTCGTGAGGTTCATGCCGATATCCTACTGAAACTTAAAGAACGGAAATTAAAAGCTCAATAG
- a CDS encoding phosphoribosyltransferase, whose protein sequence is MPELYVSWSEYHQKIEQLAAIIYQSGWDFNQVVCLARGGLRVGDILSRIYHKPLAILAATSYGGTGDRFRGSLAFARDLTMTSPHLGSRILLVDDLVDSGITLREAIPWLKHHYAADVEQIRSAVIWYKACSVVAPDYYTDYLPENPWIHQPFEKYEQVDPSELAQNYAAVSATK, encoded by the coding sequence ATGCCAGAGCTTTACGTGTCATGGTCAGAGTACCACCAAAAAATCGAACAGTTGGCGGCAATCATATATCAATCCGGCTGGGACTTTAACCAGGTTGTCTGCCTTGCGAGAGGCGGTCTACGGGTGGGTGATATTTTATCGCGAATTTACCACAAACCGTTGGCAATTTTAGCTGCCACTTCTTACGGTGGCACAGGCGATCGCTTTCGGGGTTCTCTCGCCTTTGCCCGCGACCTCACCATGACTTCGCCGCATCTGGGTAGCCGCATTCTCCTGGTGGATGACTTAGTAGATTCTGGCATCACCCTTCGGGAAGCCATCCCTTGGCTGAAACATCATTATGCCGCTGATGTCGAGCAGATTCGATCCGCTGTCATCTGGTACAAAGCTTGCTCTGTCGTTGCACCTGACTACTATACGGACTATCTACCAGAAAACCCCTGGATTCACCAACCCTTTGAAAAATACGAACAGGTCGATCCCTCAGAGTTAGCCCAAAACTATGCTGCTGTTTCAGCGACCAAATAA
- a CDS encoding AEC family transporter, producing the protein MPNIGIQLLELYFRLGGGILLGWVLGRQLPKVVPTYLGKFLFWIGVPIGIVAFLRHADLSGPIWIAPVAAWVAIFVGAGLAWFWIGRQASKFPKKAWSKSTQGSFLLASMVGNTGYLGYPVTLALVGQQYFGWALFYDLMGTTLGAYGLGVVLAARFGIGTEKGVFPALQAVLINPALWSFGFGLGFRNFPLPEPAEQLLQIIAWSGVALALVLIGMRLSQLSSWGSLPSASVSLGIKMLLVPLVLGGGIGLLGVSGPPHLVIVLQMAMPPAFATLILAEAYNLDRDLTVTALVVGTIGLLLTLPVWLVLFGR; encoded by the coding sequence ATGCCTAATATAGGAATTCAACTGCTGGAACTCTATTTCCGGCTAGGTGGTGGCATTTTGCTGGGATGGGTTTTAGGTCGCCAACTGCCCAAAGTAGTTCCCACCTATTTAGGAAAGTTTCTCTTTTGGATCGGAGTCCCGATTGGCATTGTCGCGTTTCTGCGTCACGCCGACTTATCAGGACCAATCTGGATTGCACCCGTCGCTGCTTGGGTAGCGATTTTCGTGGGAGCCGGATTAGCCTGGTTTTGGATAGGAAGGCAAGCCTCAAAATTCCCTAAAAAAGCTTGGAGTAAATCCACTCAAGGAAGTTTTCTATTAGCCTCAATGGTCGGGAACACCGGCTACTTGGGTTATCCCGTTACCCTCGCTCTCGTAGGGCAGCAGTACTTTGGCTGGGCGCTGTTTTATGACCTGATGGGCACCACGTTGGGAGCCTACGGCTTGGGCGTTGTCTTAGCGGCTCGTTTTGGGATTGGGACAGAAAAGGGCGTCTTCCCGGCCCTACAGGCAGTGCTGATTAATCCAGCGCTGTGGAGTTTTGGCTTTGGGCTGGGTTTTCGCAACTTCCCACTGCCCGAACCCGCCGAACAATTGCTGCAAATTATCGCTTGGAGTGGAGTTGCGCTGGCTTTGGTGCTAATCGGAATGCGCCTCAGCCAGCTTTCTTCCTGGGGTAGCCTCCCCTCGGCATCTGTGAGCTTAGGGATAAAAATGCTGCTAGTTCCGCTGGTGCTGGGTGGGGGGATTGGGCTGCTAGGTGTAAGTGGGCCTCCCCATCTGGTCATTGTTTTACAAATGGCAATGCCTCCAGCTTTTGCCACGCTTATCTTGGCGGAAGCTTACAATCTCGACCGAGATTTAACCGTGACGGCGCTGGTTGTCGGGACGATAGGACTCTTGTTGACTCTGCCGGTTTGGTTGGTATTATTTGGTCGCTGA